Proteins encoded by one window of bacterium:
- a CDS encoding glycine--tRNA ligase yields MSAKQATSDTMDKIVSLCKRRGYVFPSSEIYGGLGSCWDYGPLGAELKRNIKTFWWDAMTNRRDDIEGLDAAILMHPQVWVTSGHVANFTDPMVDCKKCKARFRADKLEEARCPLKPSKSPLECGGELTEARKFNLMFKTFMGPVEDESATVYMRPETAQGIYVNFLNVKNSSRQKIPFGIAQIGKAFRNEITPGNFIFRTREFEQMEMQFFIHPTEDDKWFEYWREQRWAWYERLGIKMNKLRWHQHGEGELAHYAKAAYDIEYEYPFGWHELEGVHNRTDFDLGRHMEATKKDLRYFDERFTEKFVPFIIETSAGCDRTLLTTLVDAYDEIEVKGEQRVFLRLSPRIAPLKAAIFPLVNKEGMPEYAEKVYHDLKKKFKVFFDDSGAVGRRYARMDEAGCPYCITIDGESLANHTMTVRDRDTMEQSRMSFDQIVAFLDEKVNG; encoded by the coding sequence ATGAGCGCAAAACAGGCTACCTCGGATACTATGGACAAGATCGTTTCGCTGTGCAAGCGTCGCGGATACGTCTTTCCGTCATCGGAGATCTACGGCGGACTTGGTTCCTGCTGGGATTATGGTCCGTTGGGGGCCGAACTGAAACGGAATATCAAGACCTTTTGGTGGGATGCCATGACCAATCGCCGGGATGATATCGAAGGGCTCGATGCCGCGATATTGATGCATCCGCAGGTCTGGGTGACCTCCGGCCATGTCGCCAATTTCACCGACCCGATGGTCGACTGCAAAAAATGCAAAGCCCGTTTCCGCGCGGATAAACTGGAAGAGGCCCGCTGCCCTTTGAAGCCATCCAAATCGCCACTGGAATGCGGTGGTGAATTGACCGAGGCGCGCAAATTCAACCTGATGTTCAAGACCTTTATGGGGCCGGTCGAGGATGAGTCCGCGACAGTCTACATGCGCCCGGAGACGGCGCAGGGTATCTATGTCAATTTCCTCAATGTGAAGAACTCATCGCGGCAGAAAATTCCGTTTGGTATCGCGCAGATCGGCAAAGCGTTCCGCAACGAGATCACGCCAGGGAATTTCATTTTCCGCACGCGCGAGTTTGAGCAGATGGAGATGCAGTTTTTCATTCATCCGACCGAGGATGACAAGTGGTTCGAGTACTGGCGCGAACAGCGCTGGGCATGGTACGAGCGGCTCGGCATCAAGATGAACAAACTTCGCTGGCACCAGCATGGCGAGGGAGAGTTGGCCCACTATGCCAAAGCGGCGTACGATATCGAATATGAATATCCGTTCGGTTGGCATGAACTCGAGGGAGTTCACAACCGGACCGATTTCGATCTGGGCCGCCATATGGAAGCAACAAAGAAGGATCTTCGCTATTTTGACGAGCGGTTCACCGAGAAATTCGTGCCCTTCATTATCGAGACCTCGGCAGGGTGCGATCGGACATTGTTAACGACTCTGGTCGATGCCTACGACGAGATCGAAGTGAAGGGAGAGCAGCGCGTCTTTTTGCGTTTGTCACCGCGCATCGCACCACTCAAAGCGGCGATCTTCCCCTTGGTCAACAAAGAGGGGATGCCGGAATACGCTGAGAAAGTTTATCACGATTTGAAGAAGAAATTCAAAGTCTTCTTTGATGATTCAGGCGCGGTGGGCCGTCGGTACGCGCGCATGGACGAAGCCGGCTGTCCGTATTGCATCACGATCGATGGTGAGTCGCTGGCCAATCATACGATGACAGTGCGCGATCGCGACACGATGGAGCAGAGCCGGATGAGCTTTGACCAGATCGTGGCGTTTTTAGATGAGAAGGTGAACGGATAG
- a CDS encoding superoxide dismutase, translated as MTHQLPELPYPRTALAPLMSEETLNFHYGKHHNAYVVNLNKLIPGTEFENASLEDIIRKASGGIFNNGAQVWNHTFFWHCLTPNSSKAPSGKLAEAIATQFGSFDNFKMKFAEAATTQFGSGWAWLVKTKDGSLAIEKTPNADNPLRDGKMPLLTCDVWEHAYYIDFRNARPDYVTNFWNLVNWKFVEENFGK; from the coding sequence ATGACCCATCAATTGCCGGAACTTCCGTATCCACGCACGGCCCTTGCGCCGCTGATGTCGGAGGAAACGTTAAATTTTCATTACGGCAAACATCACAATGCCTACGTTGTTAATCTCAATAAACTGATACCGGGGACAGAGTTCGAGAATGCGTCTCTCGAAGATATTATCCGGAAAGCGTCTGGCGGGATATTCAACAACGGCGCCCAGGTCTGGAATCATACCTTTTTCTGGCATTGTCTGACGCCGAACTCAAGCAAAGCACCATCGGGGAAACTGGCCGAGGCAATCGCTACGCAGTTCGGGTCGTTTGACAATTTCAAAATGAAATTCGCCGAGGCCGCGACCACACAGTTTGGCTCCGGTTGGGCATGGCTGGTGAAGACCAAGGATGGTTCGTTGGCGATCGAAAAAACGCCTAATGCGGATAATCCGCTTCGCGACGGCAAGATGCCGCTCTTGACCTGCGATGTCTGGGAGCATGCGTACTATATCGATTTCCGCAATGCCCGCCCGGATTATGTCACCAATTTCTGGAATCTGGTAAACTGGAAGTTTGTGGAAGAGAATTTCGGGAAGTAA
- a CDS encoding superoxide dismutase, whose protein sequence is MADRYKIKPLPYAYDKLDGISQQTNTFHHDTHYAGYVKKRNEVMEKLAAADRSAANANYSEFGGLKRHETFNAAGQRLHELYWDILGGDGKPTGEVLKHIERSYGSFDNWVADFKASSMIALGWVILAWDPGDDNLYNFTGDSHNQGGVWGTFPLLAIDVFEHAYYHDQGPARAKYIDAFVKNINWQEVERRYQIFKKIAGEFKTNW, encoded by the coding sequence ATGGCTGACCGTTACAAAATAAAGCCGCTCCCCTACGCGTACGATAAACTCGACGGCATCTCACAGCAAACCAATACCTTCCACCATGACACCCATTACGCCGGGTATGTCAAAAAACGGAACGAAGTGATGGAGAAGCTGGCAGCCGCGGATCGCTCTGCCGCCAATGCCAACTACTCCGAATTCGGCGGACTGAAACGTCATGAGACTTTCAATGCCGCTGGCCAACGTCTGCATGAGCTCTACTGGGATATTCTCGGTGGCGACGGCAAACCGACCGGCGAGGTTCTCAAGCATATCGAACGCTCGTACGGCTCATTCGATAATTGGGTCGCCGATTTTAAGGCATCCTCGATGATCGCCCTTGGCTGGGTCATCCTCGCCTGGGATCCGGGTGACGACAATCTGTATAATTTCACCGGCGACTCACACAATCAGGGTGGTGTCTGGGGGACCTTCCCGCTCCTCGCTATCGATGTTTTCGAGCATGCCTACTACCATGACCAGGGGCCAGCCCGCGCGAAATATATCGATGCTTTTGTGAAGAATATCAACTGGCAGGAAGTGGAACGCCGCTATCAGATCTTCAAGAAGATCGCCGGCGAATTCAAAACCAACTGGTAG
- a CDS encoding zf-HC2 domain-containing protein yields the protein MNCQEALALLYDIIDKEASEIDSQQVHEHLQKCSHCLKRYELEGDVNAFVKEKLSHSQPTQQLTSLRSRILCKLDHIDREEGGLKGDTPPFWRASYVVAAAAVLVIALGAVYLATGFNRHQEAYIPLEQAHWQAADHLQSFDNPALTAAAVAFVADTIGYQPSPEVSGVSLVGGQMEEIDGARMAHFIYTNPGTRVVSVFVVPADRFQIPDDLRSSLVNRHGFDLFDHNCRGCRLVYHRVGNALVITATTDRDTELLDFIPGQSTI from the coding sequence ATGAACTGCCAGGAAGCCCTCGCCTTACTGTACGACATTATCGATAAAGAGGCATCCGAGATCGACTCCCAGCAGGTGCACGAACATCTCCAAAAGTGCTCCCACTGCCTCAAACGATATGAACTCGAAGGCGACGTTAACGCCTTCGTCAAAGAAAAGCTCTCGCACTCCCAGCCGACCCAACAGCTCACTTCCTTACGGAGTCGCATACTCTGCAAGCTCGATCATATCGACCGAGAGGAAGGAGGACTGAAGGGCGACACGCCCCCCTTTTGGAGAGCCTCGTACGTCGTAGCCGCCGCCGCGGTGCTGGTCATCGCGCTTGGCGCAGTCTATCTGGCGACCGGTTTCAATCGCCACCAGGAAGCCTATATCCCGCTTGAACAGGCACACTGGCAGGCTGCTGATCATCTCCAGTCCTTTGATAATCCAGCCCTGACTGCCGCCGCCGTCGCTTTTGTCGCCGACACTATTGGTTACCAACCAAGCCCCGAGGTTTCCGGAGTCAGTCTGGTTGGCGGGCAGATGGAAGAGATTGATGGCGCCCGAATGGCCCACTTTATCTATACCAATCCTGGCACTCGCGTGGTTTCGGTATTTGTCGTTCCGGCCGATCGCTTCCAGATTCCTGACGACCTGAGATCAAGCCTGGTCAACCGCCACGGCTTCGACCTTTTTGACCACAACTGCCGTGGATGTCGCCTGGTATACCACCGGGTCGGCAATGCGCTCGTGATCACTGCCACGACTGACCGCGATACCGAACTGCTCGACTTCATCCCCGGACAGTCGACTATTTAA
- a CDS encoding DUF4388 domain-containing protein produces the protein MTESRRVPRLDEVLLREHLVTEDQLAQALQRQKLFGGRLGSQLITLGFLDESSLVRALATQMGCEGIVLSKIDIPDSIVDMIPATVAVARKVMPFAYDSSKNQLLIACEDPFRDELLTELEFVASGKGIKPYVAAELSLNMAISKHYLGKALPIEEAEQLIVPHIGADPSGKDVRNPNTAILLVTDDPDSGDKMQSLLERGEYRVRRTDSADDAIQLIGNQRFHSVLIQDTVPGDYIDLIDRLRKISPKTRVRYYENAAGLLLSLDAGTLEADLLVRNLELFTSLLSSEDGVVNNHSARVGQYVDKLCRRLELADKDRLIITNAGYLHDLAKFYYGNTAEQDHREYINLTVKLLNSLNYQPLVIEILRSMYINLREKFTKRLPIEVLGGNILTVVDIFCETMRPDMALTLDKFDAIKRKYRDLVGKLFLTEVVEAFIAMVQEEILSISTLEKYSQVVLLSSERERLGDIEQRIKQAGFRLIVETEPEEFAELYKRSHPDILVIHEASGAIAISTLVEKLIDLGVTVDKVPTFLLTDGALAPQMTGLLEKGIEDVIPADDNLNVLLIKMKKIRARIESKAKEREEIVQQAGAVGHLEEMNLIDLIQALGPSRKTARVTINSSTDKLVLYLCQGAITYAECGTKLGPDAFYEGISWTNGTWTIQTIPLDQLPPSNTFYSNESLMMEGCRLLDESSRTPIQESF, from the coding sequence ATGACTGAATCGAGACGTGTCCCCCGATTAGACGAAGTACTGCTTCGCGAACATCTGGTAACTGAGGATCAGCTTGCTCAGGCTTTACAGCGCCAGAAGCTGTTTGGCGGAAGACTTGGTTCTCAACTGATCACGCTTGGCTTTTTGGATGAGTCGAGCCTGGTGCGCGCACTGGCGACGCAGATGGGGTGCGAAGGGATTGTTCTCTCCAAGATCGATATTCCGGATTCAATAGTCGATATGATCCCTGCCACTGTCGCGGTGGCACGGAAAGTCATGCCGTTTGCGTATGATTCATCGAAAAATCAACTGCTGATCGCCTGCGAAGATCCATTCCGCGATGAACTGCTGACGGAGCTTGAGTTTGTCGCTTCGGGGAAGGGGATCAAGCCATATGTCGCCGCAGAGCTATCGCTCAATATGGCGATCTCCAAGCATTATTTGGGGAAGGCTCTTCCGATCGAAGAGGCCGAGCAGTTGATCGTACCGCATATCGGCGCCGATCCTTCGGGGAAAGATGTCCGGAATCCAAATACTGCGATCCTGCTGGTGACGGATGATCCTGATTCGGGTGACAAAATGCAGTCACTGCTCGAGCGAGGGGAGTATCGAGTCCGCCGGACGGATTCAGCCGATGACGCTATCCAGTTGATCGGTAATCAGCGGTTCCATTCCGTGTTGATCCAGGACACCGTGCCGGGGGATTACATTGATCTGATCGATCGTCTTCGCAAGATCTCCCCAAAAACACGCGTCCGCTATTATGAAAATGCCGCCGGGTTGCTGTTGTCGCTGGATGCCGGCACTCTTGAAGCGGATCTGCTGGTGAGAAATCTAGAACTGTTCACTTCGCTGCTGTCCTCCGAGGATGGCGTGGTGAACAACCATAGCGCGCGGGTCGGCCAGTATGTCGACAAACTCTGTCGCCGACTGGAACTGGCGGACAAGGATCGGCTGATCATCACCAACGCGGGTTATCTGCATGACCTGGCGAAATTCTATTATGGTAATACCGCGGAGCAAGATCACCGGGAGTATATCAACCTGACGGTCAAACTGCTCAATTCACTGAACTATCAGCCGCTGGTGATAGAGATCCTTCGGTCGATGTATATCAATCTTCGCGAGAAATTTACCAAGCGGTTGCCGATCGAGGTGCTGGGTGGGAATATTCTGACAGTCGTGGATATCTTCTGTGAGACGATGCGCCCGGACATGGCGCTAACGCTCGACAAGTTTGATGCGATCAAGCGGAAATATCGTGACCTGGTCGGCAAGCTGTTCCTGACCGAAGTGGTCGAGGCATTTATCGCCATGGTGCAGGAAGAGATCCTCTCGATCTCGACTCTGGAAAAATACAGCCAGGTAGTGTTACTCTCCTCCGAGCGTGAACGCCTGGGCGATATCGAACAGCGAATCAAACAAGCAGGTTTCCGCCTGATTGTTGAAACTGAGCCAGAAGAATTTGCCGAGCTTTACAAACGGAGCCACCCGGATATTCTGGTGATCCATGAAGCGAGCGGGGCAATCGCCATCAGCACTCTGGTGGAAAAACTGATCGATCTCGGAGTAACAGTAGACAAGGTCCCGACATTCCTGTTGACCGATGGCGCGCTGGCACCGCAGATGACCGGATTGCTGGAGAAGGGGATCGAGGATGTCATTCCGGCCGATGACAACCTGAACGTGCTGTTGATCAAAATGAAGAAGATCCGCGCCCGAATCGAATCAAAGGCGAAAGAGCGGGAAGAGATAGTCCAACAGGCAGGAGCGGTCGGTCATCTTGAAGAGATGAATCTGATCGACTTGATCCAGGCGCTGGGGCCGAGCCGGAAGACCGCTCGCGTGACGATCAACTCCAGCACCGACAAACTGGTGTTATATCTCTGCCAGGGAGCGATCACATACGCAGAGTGCGGTACTAAGCTCGGGCCGGATGCATTCTACGAGGGGATCAGTTGGACCAACGGTACCTGGACGATTCAGACAATTCCGCTCGACCAGTTGCCGCCCTCGAATACGTTCTATTCGAATGAGTCGTTGATGATGGAAGGGTGCAGATTGCTGGACGAGAGTTCCCGGACGCCGATCCAGGAATCGTTCTAG
- the selD gene encoding selenide, water dikinase SelD, translating into MDDRKKEITIKLTAEVSCAGUASKLGPAVLAEALKSVPQSKHPDLLVGFNKADDAGVFRLSENLALVQTVDFFPPIVDDPYWFGQIAAANALSDVFAMGGKPLTALNIVGFPISTMPLSILTEILRGGAEKVEEAGAVVVGGHSIKDKELKFGVSVTGIVDPHKVVTNSGAQPGDVIFLTKSLGTGLITTGIKRGKVGDDLAMVAIQSMAALNRTAAELMVKHGAHAATDITGYGLLGHAYEMAAGSDISIRIVASALPLLPDVLALAELGMIPGGANDNRAYLEPFVSIAATVHKNLVAVMYDPQTSGGLFIALPESTADAFQSEADSVGLAVSRIGRVEPRADTYLIVE; encoded by the coding sequence ATGGATGACCGGAAAAAAGAGATCACTATCAAATTGACGGCCGAAGTCAGCTGCGCGGGTTGAGCCTCCAAACTGGGGCCGGCGGTGCTGGCTGAAGCGCTCAAATCTGTGCCACAATCGAAACATCCCGACCTGTTAGTCGGCTTTAACAAAGCCGATGATGCCGGGGTCTTTCGCTTGTCCGAAAATCTGGCGCTGGTTCAGACGGTCGACTTTTTCCCGCCGATCGTTGATGATCCCTATTGGTTTGGCCAGATAGCGGCGGCGAACGCCCTCTCCGATGTTTTTGCCATGGGCGGCAAACCGCTTACGGCTTTGAATATCGTCGGCTTTCCGATCTCAACCATGCCGTTGTCTATTCTGACCGAGATCCTCCGTGGCGGTGCCGAGAAGGTCGAAGAGGCTGGCGCTGTAGTGGTTGGCGGACACTCCATCAAAGACAAGGAACTGAAGTTTGGCGTATCGGTCACCGGGATCGTTGACCCACACAAAGTAGTCACCAATTCCGGCGCTCAGCCGGGCGATGTCATATTCCTGACTAAGTCGCTCGGTACCGGCCTGATAACCACCGGTATCAAACGTGGCAAAGTCGGCGATGATCTCGCGATGGTCGCCATTCAGAGCATGGCCGCTCTGAATCGGACTGCTGCAGAACTGATGGTCAAGCATGGAGCTCACGCCGCCACCGATATCACCGGCTACGGCCTGCTCGGCCACGCGTATGAAATGGCCGCAGGCTCGGATATCTCTATCCGGATCGTGGCATCTGCATTGCCGCTATTACCTGACGTTCTCGCGTTGGCCGAACTCGGCATGATCCCCGGTGGAGCCAATGACAATCGCGCCTATCTTGAGCCGTTTGTTTCGATTGCCGCGACTGTTCACAAGAATCTCGTGGCGGTAATGTATGACCCGCAGACGTCCGGCGGACTTTTTATCGCCCTTCCCGAATCCACTGCCGATGCATTCCAATCCGAGGCCGACTCTGTGGGCTTGGCAGTCTCTCGCATCGGCCGGGTGGAACCGCGCGCCGATACCTATCTGATTGTTGAGTAA
- a CDS encoding sigma-70 family RNA polymerase sigma factor, whose protein sequence is MADKKSEELENRRSFEREALPHMDALYRTALRMTKNENDAEDLVQETFAKAYRFWDKFEKGTNARAWLFKIMTNIFINEYRSKSRAPVSVNVDDIDDNFLYGQLAATGPSDDPERQFFAKIFDDDVKKAIEDLPDDFRMVVILSFLEGFSYQEIAEICDLQLGTVKSRLHRGRKLLQKKLFEYAVRNGYIKDLAK, encoded by the coding sequence ATGGCGGATAAAAAGTCGGAAGAACTGGAAAATCGACGGAGCTTTGAGCGCGAAGCTCTGCCGCATATGGATGCGCTCTACCGGACTGCTCTGCGCATGACCAAAAATGAGAATGACGCAGAGGACCTTGTCCAGGAAACGTTTGCGAAAGCCTACCGTTTCTGGGATAAGTTCGAGAAGGGTACCAATGCTCGGGCATGGTTGTTCAAGATCATGACGAACATTTTCATCAATGAGTACCGTTCCAAGTCCCGGGCGCCGGTGTCGGTCAATGTCGATGATATCGACGATAACTTCCTGTACGGCCAATTGGCCGCCACAGGGCCGTCCGATGATCCGGAGAGGCAGTTTTTTGCGAAGATTTTTGACGATGATGTAAAGAAAGCGATCGAAGATCTGCCGGACGATTTCCGCATGGTGGTGATCCTCTCGTTCCTCGAAGGGTTCTCTTACCAGGAGATCGCTGAGATCTGTGACCTCCAGTTGGGCACAGTCAAAAGCCGGTTGCATCGCGGTCGAAAACTGTTGCAAAAGAAACTATTCGAGTACGCGGTACGAAACGGGTACATCAAGGACCTCGCCAAATGA
- a CDS encoding DinB family protein has product MNLSIPRSIEILERTPYVLEVLLRDLPPFWTENNEGPETWSPYDIIGHLIHGERADWIERMQIILSSGDRREFKPFDRFAQLRESKGKSLTELLSEFKTLRAANVATLRSLNLTDDDLKKTGTHPALGEVTLAQLLATWTVHDLDHISQISRVMAKQYIDDVGPWKEYLKVLRS; this is encoded by the coding sequence ATGAATCTGTCCATACCACGATCGATCGAGATCCTTGAACGCACACCGTATGTACTCGAAGTACTCCTGCGCGACCTGCCCCCCTTCTGGACTGAGAATAACGAAGGTCCGGAGACCTGGTCACCGTACGATATCATCGGCCATCTCATTCATGGTGAACGTGCTGATTGGATAGAAAGGATGCAAATCATCCTCTCGTCTGGCGACCGGCGGGAATTCAAACCATTTGACCGCTTTGCTCAATTGCGCGAGAGTAAAGGGAAGTCGCTTACTGAACTGCTTAGCGAATTCAAGACTTTGCGCGCGGCAAATGTCGCCACCCTGCGATCACTCAACCTGACCGATGATGACCTGAAGAAAACCGGCACACATCCGGCCCTCGGTGAGGTAACTCTCGCCCAACTTCTCGCAACCTGGACCGTACATGATCTCGATCATATCTCCCAGATTTCCCGCGTGATGGCCAAGCAGTATATTGACGACGTCGGCCCGTGGAAAGAGTACCTGAAAGTCCTCAGGTCATAA